Proteins from one Gossypium raimondii isolate GPD5lz chromosome 8, ASM2569854v1, whole genome shotgun sequence genomic window:
- the LOC105792226 gene encoding uncharacterized protein LOC105792226 has product MDTTLPRSPMLSSKTPVIYEKYKSGCAWGLIHFLDFRRRKLANRPSKGGNGYTRNKPNFPSSEDLRKVTKSSYPARASNAATEGYRRFSDRNMVSNRGRKDDHHTKINLRVRMNEAVEAFINQRLISNQSTDFIDALEISNSNKELLMKLLQDPNSLLVKHVHELCDSQAKKQKTKTSSLSQPLNTIVVLKAVKQNCPNRISNWPSPKSHYNKKDGGVRPTLLSFQHIKRKLTHGLRAKRKEQWQMSHDRKKPESSRDVNITQDFGSCIGNKAASSTEICYTTSDLLKSLPEHDVLPMVTPGRDREHGFDSPQMRFSPFSTVNGYKRRVQIENMSGCSSSVTIEAIEAQPLYDGLHGGAKKSTIGHISPSTVSPAAEPPVESFCINIEELYESSHVESHLDMKNNAGISIDKQESLSKYIRSVLQISGLNWDELFRKWNLADQMLDSSMFDNVKLWHHKSCSTDHHRLIFSYINEVLSEMYRCYFRCSPWISLLDPRPRPARFSKDMVHEVLRHVDWVLLTELPQQTLQQLVENDLAKSGTWFNLRFVTEEVIIELADSILQDLVIDAAIQLQI; this is encoded by the exons ATGGACACGACATTGCCTCGGAGCCCTATGCTGTCATCTAAAACTCCTGTAATCTACGAAAAGTACAAATCAGGATGTGCCTGGGGATTAATTCACTTCCTCGATTTTCGCCGTCGTAAGCTCGCAAACAGACCGTCTAAAG GAGGCAATGGTTATACAAGGAATAAGCCTAATTTTCCCTCTAGTGAAGACCTTAGGAAGGTAACCAAGAGTAGTTATCCGGCTCGAGCTAGTAATGCAGCAACGGAGGGGTATAGGCGGTTTTCTGATCGAAATATGGTAAGTAACAGAGGTAGGAAGGATGATCATCACACCAAGATTAATCTTCGAGTTCGCATGAATGAAGCGGTCGAAGCATTCATAAATCAAAGGTTAATAAGTAACCAGTCTACGGATTTTATCGATGCATTGGAGATTTCGAACTCCAACAAGGAATTGTTGATGAAACTCCTGCAGGATCCAAATTCACTGCTGGTGAAACATGTTCATGAATTATGTGATTCTCAGgcaaagaaacagaaaacaaaaacatcatcaCTGTCCCAACCATTGAACACAATAGTTGTCTTGAAGGCTGTCAAACAAAACTGTCCTAATAGAATCAGTAATTGGCCATCACCAAAGTctcattataataaaaaagacGGGGGTGTTAGGCCAACATTGTTGTCTTTTCAACACATAAAAAGGAAATTGACACATGGTTTAAGGGCGAAGAGAAAAGAGCAGTGGCAGATGTCCCATGATCGAAAAAAACCCGAATCATCCCGTGATGTCAATATAACTCAGGACTTTGGTTCATGCATTGGAAACAAAGCTGCTTCATCCACTGAAATTTGCTATACAACCTCAGACCTATTAAAGTCTTTGCCTGAACATGACGTGTTGCCTATGGTTACACCAGGAAGGGACAGGGAACATGGGTTTGATTCTCCACAGATGAGATTTTCACCCTTTTCAACTGTTAATGGATACAAGAGGAGGGTTCAAATAGAAAACATGAGTGGTTGCTCAAGTTCTGTTACCATTGAAGCTATAGAGGCACAGCCCTTGTATGATGGATTGCATGGTGGTGCAAAGAAGAGTACCATTGGCCATATATCTCCTAGCACTGTATCTCCAGCAG CTGAGCCACCAGTTGAAtcattttgtataaatattgaagAACTCTATGAATCTTCTCATGTGGAATCCCATTTGGACATGAAGAACAATGCAGGCATTTCAATAGATAAGCAAGAATCTTTGTCCAAATACATAAGATCAGTTCTCCAAATCTCTGGTCTGAATTGGGATGAACTCTTTAGGAAATGGAATTTGGCAGATCAAATGCTTGATTCATCTATGTTTGATAATGTCAAATTATGGCATCACAAGTCCTGTAGTACTGATCATCATAGACTGATTTTCAGCTACATCAATGAAGTCCTTTCGGAGATGTATCGATGTTATTTTAGATGCTCTCCATGGATATCACTTCTTGACCCGAGACCTCGACCGGCTCGGTTCTCCAAAGACATGGTTCATGAGGTGTTGAGACATGTTGATTGGGTACTCTTAACAGAGCTGCCCCAACAAACATTACAACAACTTGTTGAAAACGACTTGGCCAAATCGGGAACGTGGTTCAATCTCCGGTTCGTTACAGAGGAAGTTATTATCGAGTTAGCAGACAGCATATTGCAGGATTTGGTAATAGATGCTGCAATTCAGCTTCAAATTTAA